The sequence TCTAACTTCGTCCATGATGGCATTTGCTTGTCTAACTTCTGTTATACCAGATACCATTGGATACATGATTTTAAGGTTTCCATATACAGATGCTCTAAGGAGTGCTCTTAGTTGTGTTTTAAATATATCTGTTTTGTCTAGGCAAATCCTTAGTGCCCTATAACCTAAGAATGGATTCATTTCTTTTGGAAGGTTTAGATAGGGAATTTCTTTATCTCCACCGATGTCTAAGGTTCTTATAACAACTGGCTTTCCTTCCATACCCTCTAGAACTGTTTTGTATGCTTCAAACTGTTCTTCTTCTGTTGGTAAGGATGTTCTGTCCATGTATAAAAACTCTGTTCTGTAAAGTCCAATACCTTCAGCACCATTGTTTAATACACCCTTTAGATCATTTGGTGTTCCAATGTTTGCTCCAAGCTCCACATGTTTACCATCTTTGGTAGCTGTGTTTTTATCTTTTAGCTCCATTAGTTTTGCACGGTATTCAAGGTATTTTCTTTGTTCTTCTTTATATTGATTTTTCACATCTTCTGTGGGGTTTACTAGTACTTCACCAGTTTCCCCATTTATTATCACATAGTCTGAATTTGATATTGTTTTAGTGACTGTACCAAGACCTACCACAGCAGGTATTTCTAAACTCCTTGCCATTATAGCTGTATGGGAAGTTCTACCACCGATATCTGTTACAAAGCCTAGTACTTTCTCTTTATCCATTTGAGCTGTGTCAGAAGGAGCAAGGTCATGGGCAACTATGATTACTTCCTCATCTAGTTGCGTTATGTTTACCATCTCAATACCTAATAGGTTTTTAAGAAGCCTTCCCCCAACATCTTTGATATCTGCCGCTCTTTCTTTCATGTATTCGTTATCCATGGATTCAAATATCTGTACAAAGGACTTTATGGTTCTATCTAGTATTACCTCTGCATTTTTCTTTTCTGATTTAATAGCATTTTCCACAGTGTTAACTAGTTCAGGGTCAGAAAGTACTAGTAGGTGAGCTTGAAAAATTTCAGCTTTTTCTTTACCCATCTTCTGCTGGGCTAATACTTTAATTTTCTCTAGTTGTCCTTTTGATTTTTCCACTGCTTGGTGAAATCTTTGAATCTCAGTTTCTTCGTCTTGAATTATATTATCCGGTATTACCATTTCTTCTTCCTTAAGTAGCAATACAGGAGCCATGGAAATACCTTTGGATGCACCTATTCCTTTTAAGACCATTGAATCCACTCCTATTCGCCAAAGTTGTTATCAAATAGTTCTTTAATGGATGCTAATGCTTCTTGCTCATCAGCTCCACTTGCTATAATAGTTACTTCTGTACCTTCGTTTGCTCCAAGGGCCATGATCCCCATAATGCTTTTAGCGTTTACATCACCTTCGCCCTTTGAAATAGTAATCTCTGAAGTAAATTTAGACGCTGTTTGCACAAGTAGTGCAGCTGGTCTTGCATGTAATCCTGTTTTATTTGTTACTGTTAATTTCATTTCTATCATTTTAAATTCCTCCTCAAATATAAATACACTTATACACTATATAATATAGATGCAATAATCATGCCATACAGTTACTTATGGATTGACCCAGTAAAAACATCCATAACAATAGGAATATTTTATATTACTTGACTATTTTGCACCTCTTTTTTCCTACTATGGGCTTTTAGTATTACCACAAATATAAGTGATGAAATAGCCACATATGAAGAAATTCTATACAAACTAAATATACTGATATGCTCAAGCAAAACGCCTCCACCCATGTTTCCTATAAGAGCTCCAACTCCACTCATGGCAGCAAAAAAAGTCATTGCCGATGTTTTGATTTCATTACTTGTAATGTTGTTTATATACTGTAGTGCAGCAATTAGATAAAATGCAAATGTCACACTTTGCATAAATTGAACCAATATAACCAGCTGATATGTATCTAGTAGAGAGTTTAAGAACATTCTTAGTGCAAATAGTGAAACCCCTACAACGTATATTTTTAGCTCTCCAAATTTCTTGAGTATTTTATTTCCATAGTAAAAAGTTGGCAACTCACTCATGGCCACAGCAAAAAGCAAAACTCCTAGTTTAGAAACATCTCCTCCTGTTTCCTCTACTAAAACGTATATATAAGTGTTACTTACTCCCAATGCTACATTCATTATAACAATTGAAACCATAAATATG comes from Alkalicella caledoniensis and encodes:
- the ptsP gene encoding phosphoenolpyruvate--protein phosphotransferase, yielding MVLKGIGASKGISMAPVLLLKEEEMVIPDNIIQDEETEIQRFHQAVEKSKGQLEKIKVLAQQKMGKEKAEIFQAHLLVLSDPELVNTVENAIKSEKKNAEVILDRTIKSFVQIFESMDNEYMKERAADIKDVGGRLLKNLLGIEMVNITQLDEEVIIVAHDLAPSDTAQMDKEKVLGFVTDIGGRTSHTAIMARSLEIPAVVGLGTVTKTISNSDYVIINGETGEVLVNPTEDVKNQYKEEQRKYLEYRAKLMELKDKNTATKDGKHVELGANIGTPNDLKGVLNNGAEGIGLYRTEFLYMDRTSLPTEEEQFEAYKTVLEGMEGKPVVIRTLDIGGDKEIPYLNLPKEMNPFLGYRALRICLDKTDIFKTQLRALLRASVYGNLKIMYPMVSGITEVRQANAIMDEVRKNLEAEGIAYSKDFEVGIMIEIPTAALTSDILAKEVDFFSIGTNDLIQYSTAVDRMNQNIAHLYTPYHPGVLRMIKMVIENGHKEGIWTGMCGEAAGELPLIPLLLGLGLDEFSMSATSILPARELISTLTKEKAQEIVEKAMSLATAEEVEEYLKSVIA
- a CDS encoding HPr family phosphocarrier protein, giving the protein MIEMKLTVTNKTGLHARPAALLVQTASKFTSEITISKGEGDVNAKSIMGIMALGANEGTEVTIIASGADEQEALASIKELFDNNFGE